CATAGAGCGGCTGAAGTCGGAGATAGCGGAGATTAGCATGGAGCAAAAGAGCATCGCGGAGGGACAGAAACAAATGCGGAAGAAGTACGAGCAGATTCAGAGGGAACGTGAGAAACTGTGGAAGGAAATAGAGCTAATTTCGCAGCAGAGTCATGGTATCCGTGTTCGTTTGAATTTAATGTTCGAAATCATGAGAGCAAGAGTTGAGAATGATTATGCCAAAGTCACTCAACTCACTCTACGTCTCAGGTTAGTAATCTTCCAAAACCAGAACATGAACATGACGATATTAAGTAGTTTTCAATTGGAGGCTAATACATTTCTAGCTTTGAATGCCAGGGACTTGATAGCGAAGCCAAAGGAAGAAAAGGAAGTGTTGATGGATCAAGATGGAAATAATAACATTAGGCCTATGGCTATGTAAAGGTTTCTATATGGTATTGTGATGTATGTAATATCTTTTAAAACTGAGAATGGGAGGTAGTCTGGTtagtcaggttgtctgcccaagACCTTGAGGTATAAGGTTTCATTCTCACCGGGGATTTGGGATTTGAATAGTTTTCCATCTGTTGTGATGGTCTTTATGTCCCTCGGACATGGCTTAGAGTGTGTGTGACCTGTGGGCCTCTATATAGGTATCTTCCAAAGCTAGCCTTATCGGTAATGTCTTATAGAATGtaattaataaaaaacaatTTATTATATATGCTAATTATGTTTGCATTAAAGATTGTCTTATAATAGAAGCaaataacataaatattttacGACCAACAAAAACTGAGTAAATCACTGCAAAATTCAAATACAGAGTTGCAAATCTTCAAGGCAATAAATattgcataaaaataaaaaaataaaaactcctCGACAATCCCTTCTATTATATTTCGTTAAATCGATGCCGATCCGCGCATCGCAATTCAACCATTTGGCCTCGGGGGTTGtgtttttaaataatttataagtaGTAATaactttataataaattaaatattcacttaattagtttattacaacttttttaaaaaaaactatctAAGTTGTTGCAAAAAGTTCTCCGCAAACACACAAAGATAATTGAATAATATAATGAAGCAAtcgaaaatagagagaaaaaaagaagaaaacatgaGGTTTACGACTGTTTTTGATATAGGAATTTCAATAATACATTCACAATGAGTTTTAAACCTTTATATACTAGCTACCTAGGTATCCGAAATTATAACTATATCCACATACAAAAATAATCAATCCACGTTAATAATACCGTAAAATACGCTACGCTCACCTCTCGCTCAACTTCATCTTTCCTAGAGTTTTTAGATattaagtaatacttttaatatGAGTCATTACTTAACATAAGTTATATTAAACTACACTACAGGAGCCTTATTATGCTTGGATCTCTTCAACGTCTGTCATTGCTTATCTTCTCACACAAAGCTTGAATTTTCACTTTGAGATGCTTATTCTGATGTTCTAAATCTGCAAATCTGTTTACAAGTTGCGTCTTCTCTTCCATCCATCCAATGAAAGCAACATTTTGACGTAAAATTGTAATTTCATGCGTTAGCATCTCAAGCTGGTCATCTCTATCTTTGGAACTGACCTGCTTAGGAAGAGCCTCATAGTCAAGACTCTAAGCATGGTCAACTCCGattatgtgaaaaaaaaaactgtagaGTAATTGAAACAGAGAGAAACTAACCATTCTTTGCAGAAATGCTTCCATAAGAACTTCTATGCATCCATTTTGACGCCTCAATTTGTTCATTGCATCTTGGAGTTGTTTTATCTCCTTAGTTTTTGATTCCAATTTTAAATTCATAGAATTTATTTCAGTCCTTATTGATTGATTTGCGAGCTTCACATGTCTGTTTTCTACTGTAAACTTATCTAACTCATcctgcattttctttttcctttccttcatgacaaaaaaaaaaaaaagaagcaaaataaAGGAGAAGAACAGAAAAGGGAGCTATGGcacacataaaataaaaaataaataaaaaaagaactttattttattacaatctttaccttacatcGGTCACGATAACGCTTGTCGTtccatcttttcttttcaaccCTGTCTTGTGCAATGCCCTGAGCTATGTTTACTCGTCTGCTTGAGCCAACCTGGTTTGGTTGTGTCAATACAACTTGGTGAAGCTCATCTTGACTAGTTTGGTTCAAGATCCATGATTCTGTTCTCCCTGCCCCTATGCACAATTTTATCAagatgtataaatatatatacatacacacacggAAGAAACACAATTGTATTTGAAATTACTAATGTTTGCTTACCAGCTGTGTTATCTTCCAGGAGGTTTGATAAATTCCCTCCCTCAACTGCTGTGCTAAGATCTGCTATGTCAAGTGCATCCATTGAAgtggcataaaaaaaataaataaataaaaaaagtgcTTCCATTGATCAATCTGCAAACAAACTTCAGGCACAATTCCAATGCACACCCACCCCCACTGGTATATAAAGAGAAACAATGTTTGTATTAGAGGTGATCAAAAGGGTCCCAGAGATTAAACAGCGTGAAGGTATCGCAAGATTTCTCTCGGTGTGTTGGAAAGATTGAGCGAAGGCAGAGCGAAGAAGGGCGATTGCCATTCTCT
This genomic window from Tripterygium wilfordii isolate XIE 37 chromosome 9, ASM1340144v1, whole genome shotgun sequence contains:
- the LOC120005342 gene encoding uncharacterized protein LOC120005342 isoform X2, which encodes MEALFLFIYFFYATSMDALDIADLSTAVEGGNLSNLLEDNTAGRTESWILNQTSQDELHQVVLTQPNQVGSSRRVNIAQGIAQDRVEKKRWNDKRYRDRCKERKKKMQDELDKFTVENRHVKLANQSIRTEINSMNLKLESKTKEIKQLQDAMNKLRRQNGCIEVLMEAFLQRMVSSKDRDDQLEMLTHEITILRQNVAFIGWMEEKTQLVNRFADLEHQNKHLKVKIQALCEKISNDRR
- the LOC120005343 gene encoding golgin subfamily A member 6-like protein 2 — encoded protein: MKLLLSHRYLLVSSRIMSGRNWVRKRIPRHIVRKKPKRFLNRRQSNKRVVGSRKIKERIERLKSEIAEISMEQKSIAEGQKQMRKKYEQIQREREKLWKEIELISQQSHGIRVRLNLMFEIMRARVENDYAKVTQLTLRLRDLIAKPKEEKEVLMDQDGNNNIRPMAM
- the LOC120005342 gene encoding uncharacterized protein LOC120005342 isoform X1 yields the protein MEALFLFIYFFYATSMDALDIADLSTAVEGGNLSNLLEDNTAGAGRTESWILNQTSQDELHQVVLTQPNQVGSSRRVNIAQGIAQDRVEKKRWNDKRYRDRCKERKKKMQDELDKFTVENRHVKLANQSIRTEINSMNLKLESKTKEIKQLQDAMNKLRRQNGCIEVLMEAFLQRMVSSKDRDDQLEMLTHEITILRQNVAFIGWMEEKTQLVNRFADLEHQNKHLKVKIQALCEKISNDRR